One genomic segment of Dehalogenimonas alkenigignens includes these proteins:
- the ruvX gene encoding Holliday junction resolvase RuvX, whose protein sequence is MLERVIGLDVGDRWLGVALSDPMGIIARPLLIIERKDELTDAETVAQLIRRYAAGKVVVGLPRLLTGVAGSQAERVQHFARRLAAIADAPVLFQDERFSTADAKDIMKANRKRKKGYITERDDAVAAAVILQDWLDENRPRAEVG, encoded by the coding sequence ATGCTTGAGCGCGTCATTGGCCTCGACGTCGGCGATCGTTGGCTGGGAGTAGCCCTGTCTGACCCGATGGGCATCATCGCAAGGCCGCTGTTGATTATTGAGCGCAAGGACGAACTGACCGACGCCGAAACGGTGGCACAGCTTATCAGGCGCTACGCCGCCGGTAAAGTGGTCGTGGGCTTGCCCCGGCTGTTGACCGGCGTTGCCGGAAGCCAGGCGGAGCGGGTGCAGCATTTTGCCCGCCGCCTCGCAGCCATAGCCGATGCACCGGTATTGTTTCAGGACGAGCGCTTTTCCACCGCCGACGCTAAGGACATTATGAAGGCCAATCGCAAGAGGAAAAAAGGCTACATCACCGAGCGTGACGACGCGGTGGCGGCGGCGGTCATCCTTCAGGACTGGCTGGACGAAAACCGGCCGAGGGCGGAGGTTGGCTGA
- a CDS encoding HPP family protein, whose product MEIIDSHFKKNPRPYILQSLVALAVFFIVLLFVERVTQVVIVAALGASTFIIFSMPYSITAQPRRLIGGHIVGLLAGTAGHFFLTGSFTGVINDPVLLSAMTFALAIALAMFLMSITNTEHPPAAATSIGLLTAGWSWATILFVVLFAVLLSIIHRGLRRWLVDLF is encoded by the coding sequence GTGGAAATCATCGATTCCCATTTCAAGAAAAATCCCCGACCTTATATTTTACAGAGCCTGGTGGCGCTGGCCGTCTTCTTCATCGTCCTGCTATTTGTTGAAAGAGTAACCCAGGTGGTCATCGTGGCGGCATTGGGCGCCAGTACTTTCATCATCTTTTCCATGCCGTATTCCATCACCGCCCAGCCGCGGCGGCTCATCGGCGGACATATCGTCGGGCTGCTGGCAGGCACCGCCGGACATTTTTTTCTCACCGGCTCATTCACCGGGGTAATCAATGACCCGGTGTTGCTGTCTGCCATGACGTTTGCCCTGGCTATCGCCCTGGCGATGTTCCTAATGTCGATTACCAATACGGAACACCCGCCGGCGGCCGCGACTTCCATAGGGCTGCTAACCGCCGGCTGGAGCTGGGCAACGATCCTGTTCGTCGTGCTTTTTGCTGTATTATTATCCATTATCCACCGGGGCCTGCGGCGCTGGCTGGTGGACCTGTTCTGA